One genomic region from Spirochaeta lutea encodes:
- a CDS encoding AzlC family ABC transporter permease, with translation MNQKAFLTGVRLGIPVFIGYFPTALAFGLLARQAGMTTAEAFAFSVTNFAGASQFIAVNLYQSGAALGEIGIAALMINLRYLLMSASLAPKLNLHRSWIKPFIAYGITDEVFSLASTYVGTPAADTGAGPAAVVPKEQDQGTPRGTNPSPRSLGSSFMTGLIITSWSGWVTGTLAGSYFGMFLPQALQESFVITLYALFTAILVDESKRSLRIVPVAALAAGLNTVLVLGLSLSQGWAFVISMIIAAGAATLWTPPAHPQEMQEEMP, from the coding sequence ATGAATCAAAAGGCATTTCTCACCGGCGTCAGGCTGGGGATTCCCGTGTTCATCGGATACTTCCCCACTGCCCTCGCCTTCGGTCTGTTGGCGCGGCAGGCCGGAATGACAACAGCTGAAGCCTTTGCCTTCAGTGTAACAAACTTCGCGGGTGCAAGCCAATTCATCGCGGTGAACCTCTATCAATCAGGGGCAGCCCTGGGAGAAATCGGAATCGCAGCCCTGATGATCAACCTGCGCTACCTTCTCATGAGCGCAAGTCTGGCCCCCAAACTCAATCTGCATCGCTCCTGGATCAAACCCTTTATCGCCTACGGTATCACCGATGAGGTTTTCAGTTTGGCATCGACGTACGTCGGCACCCCGGCTGCAGATACCGGGGCAGGTCCGGCTGCCGTGGTACCCAAGGAACAAGACCAGGGAACCCCGAGGGGAACTAATCCCTCCCCCCGATCCCTAGGCAGTTCCTTTATGACCGGGCTTATCATCACCTCCTGGTCGGGCTGGGTGACTGGCACCCTGGCAGGCTCCTACTTCGGCATGTTTCTGCCCCAGGCGCTACAGGAGAGCTTTGTCATTACCCTCTATGCCCTGTTTACCGCTATCCTGGTAGACGAAAGCAAACGGAGCCTCAGAATAGTCCCGGTTGCCGCCCTGGCCGCCGGTCTCAACACTGTCCTGGTATTAGGCCTGTCCCTCAGCCAAGGGTGGGCATTCGTCATATCGATGATCATCGCTGCCGGAGCCGCAACCCTCTGGACCCCTCCGGCCCATCCACAGGAGATGCAGGAGGAAATGCCATGA
- a CDS encoding PilZ domain-containing protein, with translation MNTETERRRAPRYRLHQLVHLDMGREDFIPADGLNISTTGLACLTDLAQDVGSRMFTMFQLDPSSEESLVKCEGIVSRCDAKPNGEFEIGVEFTDILESDKRKIEEYLTQA, from the coding sequence ATGAACACAGAAACAGAACGCCGGCGTGCGCCGCGATACCGGCTCCACCAGCTTGTACACCTCGATATGGGTAGGGAGGATTTCATTCCCGCGGATGGTTTGAATATCAGCACCACCGGTCTGGCCTGCCTCACCGATCTCGCCCAGGATGTCGGTTCCAGAATGTTCACCATGTTTCAGCTTGACCCGTCTTCGGAAGAAAGCCTGGTAAAATGCGAGGGCATCGTCTCCCGCTGCGATGCTAAACCCAACGGCGAGTTTGAAATAGGAGTAGAATTTACCGACATTCTGGAATCAGATAAAAGGAAGATCGAAGAGTACTTAACTCAGGCCTAA
- a CDS encoding AzlD domain-containing protein, with product MRWEILLLMLVTAGGTYLPRALPQIFHSSRTLHPRLVTFLEYLPTAALGALILPGTLLDFSHNPWAGIAGLGAAGLVAWIRPGLILPTVCAIAVTYGGLVLW from the coding sequence ATGAGATGGGAAATACTACTGTTAATGCTGGTCACGGCCGGAGGAACCTACCTCCCCCGCGCCCTCCCCCAGATCTTTCATAGTTCCCGAACCCTTCACCCCAGACTGGTCACCTTTCTGGAGTACCTTCCCACTGCGGCCCTGGGAGCCCTGATTCTGCCCGGCACCCTCCTCGACTTCTCTCATAATCCCTGGGCGGGTATCGCAGGGCTTGGGGCAGCCGGACTGGTAGCCTGGATCCGACCTGGGCTCATACTCCCCACGGTCTGTGCGATTGCCGTGACCTACGGAGGGCTGGTTCTCTGGTAA